One part of the Spiribacter salinus M19-40 genome encodes these proteins:
- the acs gene encoding acetate--CoA ligase — translation MSAEKIYPVPETVANQALLSRSEYETMYRRSLEEPDAFWGEQADRFLSWFTRWDKVSNNDLTTGQIRWFEGGKLNVSYNCVDRHLATHGDRNAIIWEADEPGKTRHITYRELHDAVCRLANVLKSRGVKKGDRVSIYMPMIPEAAVAMLACTRIGAVHSIVFGGFSPHALRDRIEDADCRTIITADQGLRSGKPVPLKENVEKAIEGLDSVHTVVTVRHTGNEVTWNPDRDIWYQEAIAEASADCEPEPMDAEDPLFILYTSGSTGKPKGVLHTTGGYLLQAAMTFKYIFDYQDGEIYWCTADVGWVTGHSYIVYGPMANGATTLIFEGVPTYPDAGRFWQVIDDHQVNIFYTAPTAIRSLMGQGEALVKQYSRQSLRILGTVGEPINPEAWEWYYRVVGDERCRIVDTWWQTETGAIMISALPGAVDLKPGSATLPFFGVEPQLVDNEGNVLEGATEGNLCINQAWPSMMRTIYGDHERFMNTYLTTYKGKYFTGDGARRDADGYYWITGRVDDVLNVSGHRMGTAEIESALVLHDAVAEAAVVGYPHDLKGQGIYCYVTLINGVDPTDDLQAELAALVRKEIGPIAKPDVIQWAPGLPKTRSGKIMRRILRKVATNELDSLGDTSTLADPSVVDELISNRANQ, via the coding sequence ATGTCCGCAGAAAAAATCTACCCGGTCCCCGAGACCGTCGCGAACCAGGCTCTGTTGAGCCGCTCAGAATACGAAACGATGTACCGGCGCTCGCTTGAAGAGCCCGACGCATTCTGGGGGGAGCAGGCCGACCGCTTCCTGAGCTGGTTTACCCGCTGGGATAAGGTCAGTAACAACGACCTGACCACCGGTCAGATCCGTTGGTTCGAGGGCGGCAAACTTAATGTGAGCTACAACTGCGTGGATCGTCACCTGGCAACACACGGTGATCGCAACGCCATCATCTGGGAAGCCGACGAGCCGGGCAAAACCCGCCACATCACTTATCGCGAACTCCATGACGCGGTCTGTCGCCTCGCCAACGTGCTCAAAAGCCGTGGTGTCAAAAAAGGCGACCGGGTATCCATTTACATGCCCATGATTCCGGAAGCAGCCGTGGCGATGCTGGCCTGCACACGCATCGGTGCCGTGCACTCGATCGTTTTCGGGGGATTCTCGCCGCATGCCCTCCGTGATCGGATTGAAGATGCCGATTGCCGCACGATCATTACCGCGGATCAGGGCTTGCGCAGCGGTAAGCCCGTCCCGCTCAAAGAGAACGTGGAAAAGGCCATTGAGGGCCTGGATAGCGTGCATACCGTGGTCACCGTCCGGCACACCGGCAACGAGGTGACGTGGAACCCCGATCGCGATATCTGGTACCAGGAGGCAATCGCCGAGGCTTCGGCCGACTGCGAGCCAGAACCCATGGACGCCGAGGATCCGCTGTTCATCCTGTATACCTCCGGTTCAACCGGGAAACCGAAGGGCGTGCTGCACACCACGGGCGGCTATTTGCTGCAAGCTGCCATGACCTTCAAGTACATCTTTGACTACCAGGATGGCGAGATTTACTGGTGCACCGCGGATGTCGGCTGGGTAACGGGACACAGCTATATTGTCTACGGCCCGATGGCGAATGGTGCGACAACGCTGATCTTCGAAGGCGTCCCGACCTATCCGGACGCCGGGCGCTTCTGGCAGGTCATTGATGACCATCAGGTCAACATCTTCTACACCGCGCCAACCGCGATCCGCTCGCTGATGGGCCAGGGCGAAGCGCTGGTCAAGCAATACTCGCGGCAGAGCCTGCGAATCCTCGGCACGGTGGGCGAGCCCATCAACCCCGAAGCCTGGGAGTGGTACTACCGCGTGGTGGGCGACGAGCGCTGCCGGATCGTGGATACCTGGTGGCAAACCGAGACCGGCGCGATCATGATCTCGGCGCTCCCTGGGGCGGTCGATCTCAAGCCTGGCTCAGCGACATTGCCATTCTTCGGCGTTGAGCCCCAGCTCGTCGACAACGAAGGGAACGTCCTTGAGGGCGCTACCGAAGGGAATCTGTGCATCAATCAGGCGTGGCCGAGCATGATGCGCACGATTTACGGCGATCATGAGCGGTTCATGAACACTTACCTGACGACCTACAAGGGCAAGTACTTCACCGGCGACGGCGCCCGGCGTGATGCCGATGGGTATTACTGGATTACCGGCCGCGTGGATGACGTGCTTAACGTCTCGGGTCATCGCATGGGCACCGCCGAGATCGAAAGTGCCCTTGTGCTGCATGACGCGGTGGCTGAAGCCGCTGTGGTGGGTTATCCGCATGATCTGAAGGGACAGGGCATTTACTGCTACGTCACGCTGATCAACGGCGTCGACCCTACCGATGATCTGCAGGCCGAGTTGGCGGCTCTGGTACGCAAAGAGATCGGACCAATTGCCAAGCCAGACGTGATTCAGTGGGCACCGGGCCTGCCGAAAACCCGGTCCGGCAAGATCATGCGGCGCATTTTGCGCAAGGTCGCCACCAACGAACTGGACAGCCTGGGTGACACGAGCACGCTCGCTGACCCGTCGGTGGTCGATGAACTCATCAGCAACCGAGCCAACCAGTAA
- a CDS encoding sodium:solute symporter family protein — protein sequence MGLTLTTYLIVGATFALYIGIAIWAKAGSTGEFYVAGKGVNPIANGMATAADWMSAASFISMAGLIAFLGYDASVYLMGWTGGYVLLALLLAPYLRKFGKFTVPEFIGDRFYSKPARVIAVVALIVASVTYVIGQMRGIGVAFSRFLETSYEIGLLSGMAIVFIYAVFGGMKGITYTQIAQYCVMIFAYTIPAVFISLAITGNPLPQLGLGGTVADGTFLLERLDNILVDLGFSQYTIMKGTTLNMFFLTMSLMIGTAGLPHVIIRFFTVPRVRDARLSAGWTLIFIAILYTTAPAVGAMSFYNLINTVQPGEIGAEEGNLAYEDVPEWFSRWEETGLLGFEDKNDDGRIQYYNADNEDFAPTAEEYGWEGNELSVDRDIMVMANPEIAQLPAWVIALTVAGGLAAALSTAAGLLMAISSAISHDLIKGVINPGISEKGELLSARIAMAGAIVVAGYLGLNPPGFAAQVVALAFGLAASSLFPVLMLGIFSRRMNSAGAMAGMITGLSFTLIYVFVYKGWFFVPGTNMLPDTPEFWVMGIGPQSIGAVGAIINVFFALLVSRMTAPPPKEIQELVESIRVPRAS from the coding sequence ATGGGTCTTACATTAACTACCTATCTGATTGTCGGCGCGACCTTCGCGCTGTACATCGGCATCGCCATCTGGGCGAAAGCCGGAAGCACCGGCGAGTTCTACGTCGCCGGCAAGGGCGTCAACCCGATCGCCAACGGCATGGCCACGGCAGCCGACTGGATGTCGGCGGCCTCGTTCATTTCGATGGCCGGACTGATCGCCTTCCTGGGCTATGACGCCTCGGTCTATCTCATGGGATGGACGGGTGGCTATGTGCTGCTTGCCCTGCTACTTGCGCCGTACTTGCGCAAGTTCGGGAAGTTTACGGTGCCCGAGTTCATCGGTGACCGGTTCTACTCCAAGCCAGCACGCGTCATTGCGGTCGTTGCGTTGATCGTGGCTTCGGTGACATATGTCATCGGTCAGATGCGCGGCATCGGCGTGGCGTTCTCGCGCTTCCTGGAGACAAGCTACGAAATCGGGCTGCTCTCGGGTATGGCCATTGTGTTCATCTACGCGGTGTTCGGCGGTATGAAGGGTATTACCTATACCCAGATTGCGCAGTACTGCGTGATGATCTTTGCCTACACGATCCCAGCGGTGTTCATCTCGCTGGCCATCACTGGCAACCCCCTGCCCCAGCTGGGCTTGGGTGGCACGGTCGCCGACGGGACTTTCCTGCTTGAGCGTCTCGATAACATCCTCGTCGATCTTGGCTTTAGTCAGTACACGATCATGAAGGGCACCACGCTCAACATGTTCTTCCTGACCATGTCGCTGATGATCGGTACAGCGGGTCTACCCCACGTCATCATTCGGTTCTTCACCGTACCGCGTGTGCGTGATGCCCGCCTGTCAGCCGGTTGGACGCTGATCTTCATCGCCATCCTCTACACCACGGCACCCGCCGTGGGCGCCATGTCCTTCTACAACCTGATCAACACGGTACAGCCGGGCGAGATCGGCGCTGAAGAAGGCAACCTGGCCTATGAGGACGTACCAGAGTGGTTCTCCCGCTGGGAGGAGACTGGCCTACTTGGTTTTGAAGACAAAAACGACGATGGCCGGATCCAGTACTACAACGCTGACAACGAGGACTTTGCGCCGACGGCCGAGGAATATGGCTGGGAAGGCAACGAGCTCAGCGTTGACCGCGACATCATGGTGATGGCGAACCCGGAGATCGCACAGCTTCCCGCCTGGGTGATTGCCCTGACGGTGGCCGGTGGCCTGGCGGCTGCGCTGTCAACGGCAGCTGGCTTGTTGATGGCAATTTCTTCCGCCATATCGCATGACCTGATCAAGGGTGTGATCAACCCCGGCATCAGCGAAAAGGGTGAACTGCTATCGGCGCGAATCGCGATGGCGGGTGCCATCGTGGTGGCGGGTTATCTGGGCCTGAACCCACCTGGGTTCGCGGCACAGGTGGTTGCCCTCGCCTTCGGTCTGGCAGCCTCGTCACTGTTCCCGGTCCTCATGCTCGGCATCTTCAGCCGGCGCATGAACAGCGCCGGTGCGATGGCAGGCATGATCACGGGCCTGAGCTTCACCCTGATCTACGTGTTCGTCTACAAGGGCTGGTTCTTTGTACCGGGCACGAACATGCTGCCGGATACGCCGGAGTTCTGGGTCATGGGCATTGGGCCGCAGTCGATTGGTGCTGTCGGTGCCATCATCAACGTGTTCTTTGCGCTGCTGGTCTCTCGAATGACGGCACCGCCGCCGAAGGAGATTCAGGAGCTCGTCGAGAGCATTCGGGTGCCGCGGGCTTCATAA
- the pnp gene encoding polyribonucleotide nucleotidyltransferase, producing MTPTAVKKSFQFGEQTVTLETGKIARQATGAVLVNMADTVVLVTVVGKREEVPGRSFLPLTVNYQERTYAAGKIPGGFFKREGRPSEKETLVCRLIDRPIRPLFPAGFSNEVQVVATVISLNPEVDPDIPAMIGTSAALAISGIPFDGPIGAARVGYHNGDFLLNPTLSQLEESQLDLVVAGTNDAVLMVESEADRLPEQTMLDAVLYGHEQMQTAITAINELAAETGKPRWDWVAPAADETLAERVRAHAEAPLTEAYGVADKQARQEAIAQVRAQVNEALVATEEGGEGWSADGVGEAFKGLEKKIVRGRILAGEPRIDGRDQHTVRPIDIEVGTLPRTHGSAIFTRGETQAIVVTTLGTGRDAQVIDAIEGERREPFMLHYNFPPYCVGETGFMGTPKRREIGHGKLAKRGIEAVMPAPEDCPYVVRVVSEITESNGSSSMASVCGTSLSLMDAGIPIKAPVAGIAMGLIKEGDDFAVLTDILGDEDHLGDMDFKVAGSENGVTALQMDIKINGITREIMEQALGQARDGRLHILGRMNEVIGEHREEMSAYAPRLITLRIDPEKIRDVIGKGGATIRQLTEETGTTIDITDDGTVTIGSVDKAAGEEARRRIELLTADVEVGQVYEGKVNKLMDFGAFVNILPGRDGLVHISQISHRRVESVGDELSEGQSVQVKVLEVDRQGRIRLSIKALEEEEGVES from the coding sequence GTGACTCCAACCGCCGTCAAGAAATCTTTCCAGTTCGGTGAGCAGACCGTCACGCTGGAAACTGGGAAAATCGCGCGCCAGGCAACCGGCGCTGTCCTCGTCAATATGGCCGATACCGTGGTGCTCGTCACCGTGGTGGGCAAACGCGAAGAGGTGCCAGGCCGCAGCTTCCTGCCCTTGACGGTGAACTACCAGGAGCGCACCTACGCGGCCGGTAAGATTCCCGGCGGTTTTTTCAAGCGCGAGGGACGGCCTTCCGAGAAAGAGACGCTGGTCTGTCGGTTGATTGACCGGCCGATTCGTCCGCTCTTCCCAGCCGGTTTCTCCAACGAGGTGCAGGTGGTCGCGACAGTGATCTCGCTGAATCCGGAGGTCGATCCGGATATCCCCGCCATGATCGGCACTTCGGCTGCGCTTGCCATCTCGGGTATTCCTTTTGACGGCCCGATCGGTGCGGCCCGCGTGGGCTATCACAATGGGGATTTCCTGCTGAACCCCACGCTAAGCCAACTTGAAGAATCCCAGCTGGATCTGGTGGTTGCGGGCACGAATGATGCCGTCCTGATGGTGGAGTCGGAGGCAGACCGTCTGCCTGAGCAGACCATGCTGGATGCCGTTCTCTACGGCCATGAGCAGATGCAGACGGCGATTACCGCGATCAACGAACTCGCTGCCGAGACAGGTAAGCCGCGCTGGGATTGGGTTGCGCCGGCTGCCGATGAAACACTCGCAGAGCGTGTACGCGCACATGCTGAGGCCCCGCTGACCGAGGCCTACGGTGTGGCCGATAAGCAGGCGCGTCAGGAAGCGATTGCCCAGGTCCGCGCCCAAGTCAACGAAGCGCTGGTCGCGACCGAAGAGGGTGGCGAAGGCTGGTCGGCTGATGGGGTGGGTGAGGCCTTCAAGGGCCTGGAGAAAAAGATTGTTCGCGGTCGTATTCTGGCCGGGGAGCCCCGAATCGACGGACGTGATCAGCACACGGTGCGACCGATCGATATCGAAGTGGGCACGCTGCCACGGACGCATGGCTCGGCCATCTTTACCCGTGGTGAGACCCAGGCCATTGTGGTGACCACGCTGGGCACCGGCCGTGACGCGCAGGTCATCGACGCCATCGAGGGCGAGCGTCGCGAGCCCTTCATGCTGCACTACAACTTCCCGCCGTACTGTGTGGGTGAGACTGGGTTCATGGGGACGCCCAAGCGCCGTGAGATCGGCCATGGCAAGCTCGCCAAGCGCGGTATCGAAGCGGTCATGCCTGCCCCGGAGGACTGTCCTTATGTCGTCCGCGTGGTCTCGGAGATCACCGAGTCCAATGGTTCAAGCTCTATGGCCTCGGTGTGTGGCACCAGTCTCTCGCTCATGGATGCGGGTATTCCGATCAAGGCGCCTGTTGCGGGTATCGCCATGGGTCTGATCAAGGAAGGCGATGACTTTGCCGTATTAACGGATATCCTGGGCGACGAGGACCACCTCGGCGATATGGACTTCAAAGTGGCTGGCTCGGAGAACGGCGTCACTGCTTTGCAGATGGATATCAAGATTAACGGCATCACCCGCGAAATCATGGAACAGGCCCTGGGCCAGGCCCGTGACGGTCGCCTGCATATCCTGGGCCGGATGAACGAGGTGATTGGTGAGCATCGCGAAGAGATGTCGGCCTACGCGCCGCGCCTGATCACCCTGCGCATCGACCCGGAGAAGATCCGTGACGTCATTGGCAAGGGCGGCGCGACGATTCGCCAGCTCACCGAGGAAACGGGTACGACGATCGACATCACTGACGACGGTACGGTCACCATTGGTTCAGTGGATAAGGCAGCGGGTGAGGAGGCCCGGCGCCGCATCGAACTGCTGACCGCTGACGTCGAGGTCGGCCAGGTCTACGAAGGCAAGGTCAACAAGCTCATGGACTTCGGAGCGTTTGTGAACATCCTGCCTGGGCGTGATGGCCTCGTTCACATCTCGCAGATCTCCCATCGCCGTGTCGAAAGCGTTGGCGACGAGCTAAGCGAGGGGCAGAGCGTTCAGGTGAAGGTGCTTGAGGTGGATCGGCAGGGCCGGATTCGCCTGAGTATTAAAGCGCTTGAAGAAGAAGAGGGCGTCGAGAGCTAA
- a CDS encoding 3'-5' exonuclease — translation MRAYRLPRLRKRLWAVIGVVGAGQSVLMAGLATMNRAQGSSAGGALITAWLISLAGLLVTGIIIDRRLARPLVATARGADILASSNPQHHLEISGRHWLDRLPDTLEQLGSALVRNQQDMDEAAQAVATKVEARRTRLETILREIRDGVMVCDREGRIQLYNRTTRDLLSSEPALGLGRNISEVLNEGPLNHTLRLLVPTNENAAPADAELVCATASGERLLRCRVARLVTDDPETSGFVMTLQDVSRQTRETLRREQALRDAVESLRNPLTSLNAATESLRLAQEEGLHEQTEQFARIIAEENEKLTHRFTTLSDETASVVTDNWRLEDVHLGSLIEGIKVSVAAEVIPRLQCRADVWLSAEPYLLSRVIEALLARLREELGVTALALSGREEGSLVYVDLNWSGDVIAADQLDHWLDAGLEDVGGTVSLREVLQRHDTTAWSQPDLSKEGRAMLRLPLPGAPKKATVVETVPARPEYYDFAIEDADRPLGDTADASLETLDYVVFDCETTGLEPSRGDEIVSIGAVRIHRGQVMHGETFELLANPGRPIPALASSIHGIYDEDVMEAPPVEEVIRRFHAFAGNAVLVGFNTAFDLRFLKLKQRVTGVRFDNPTLDALLLSIMLHDHTGEHTMESIAERLGVGVGGRHTALGDSLTTAEIFMRLIDLLPGESIRTLSEAITAQERMIEFRRQQRAF, via the coding sequence GTGCGGGCCTATCGGCTGCCGCGGTTAAGAAAGCGGCTCTGGGCCGTCATCGGTGTCGTCGGCGCAGGACAGAGCGTCCTGATGGCTGGCCTGGCCACCATGAACCGGGCGCAGGGTTCATCGGCAGGCGGCGCACTCATCACAGCCTGGCTCATCAGCCTGGCGGGACTGCTTGTGACGGGCATAATTATCGATCGCCGCCTGGCTCGACCACTGGTCGCTACAGCGCGCGGCGCCGATATTCTTGCAAGCTCCAACCCCCAGCATCACCTCGAGATTAGCGGCCGGCACTGGCTTGACCGCCTGCCCGATACCCTCGAGCAACTCGGGAGCGCGCTGGTCAGAAACCAGCAGGACATGGACGAAGCGGCTCAGGCAGTGGCCACCAAAGTCGAGGCCCGCCGGACCCGACTTGAGACCATTCTCCGGGAGATCCGGGACGGGGTGATGGTGTGTGACCGGGAGGGGCGGATTCAGCTGTACAACCGGACCACCCGCGATCTCCTGTCCAGCGAGCCCGCACTGGGGCTTGGCCGCAATATCAGCGAGGTGCTCAACGAGGGACCGTTGAATCACACCCTCCGTCTCCTTGTCCCCACGAACGAAAACGCCGCACCGGCGGATGCCGAACTGGTCTGCGCCACGGCGAGTGGGGAGCGGCTATTGCGCTGCCGGGTTGCACGCCTGGTCACCGATGATCCCGAGACCTCCGGTTTTGTGATGACGCTGCAAGACGTCTCGCGGCAAACACGCGAAACACTGCGCCGAGAGCAGGCACTACGCGACGCGGTGGAAAGCCTCCGCAATCCCCTCACCAGCCTCAATGCCGCCACGGAAAGCCTGCGGCTTGCACAAGAGGAGGGTCTGCATGAGCAAACAGAGCAATTCGCCCGTATCATCGCTGAAGAGAACGAAAAGTTAACCCACCGCTTCACGACACTCTCTGATGAAACCGCTTCCGTGGTGACTGACAACTGGCGTCTGGAAGACGTCCATCTGGGCAGTCTCATCGAGGGCATCAAAGTCAGCGTTGCAGCGGAGGTGATCCCGCGCTTGCAGTGCCGAGCTGATGTCTGGCTATCAGCCGAGCCCTACCTGCTTTCTCGGGTCATTGAGGCCCTGCTTGCACGGCTGAGAGAAGAGCTCGGGGTCACAGCGCTGGCCCTGAGTGGCCGGGAAGAAGGCAGCCTGGTCTACGTTGACCTGAACTGGTCAGGGGATGTCATTGCGGCAGATCAGCTGGATCACTGGCTGGACGCTGGCCTGGAGGATGTCGGTGGCACCGTGAGCCTGCGAGAAGTGCTGCAGCGACATGACACGACTGCCTGGAGCCAACCGGATCTCTCCAAAGAAGGCCGGGCGATGCTTCGGCTACCCCTGCCCGGCGCGCCCAAGAAGGCAACCGTGGTCGAGACGGTGCCGGCGCGGCCAGAGTATTACGACTTCGCAATCGAAGACGCCGACAGACCGCTCGGTGATACAGCGGATGCATCACTCGAGACCCTGGACTATGTGGTATTCGATTGTGAGACCACGGGACTGGAGCCAAGCCGAGGCGATGAAATTGTCTCGATTGGCGCGGTCCGTATTCATCGCGGCCAGGTCATGCATGGTGAGACGTTCGAACTGCTCGCCAATCCCGGGCGCCCGATCCCCGCGCTCGCGAGCAGTATCCATGGCATTTACGATGAGGATGTAATGGAAGCACCGCCGGTCGAGGAGGTGATCCGCCGGTTTCACGCATTTGCCGGCAACGCCGTGCTGGTCGGCTTTAACACGGCTTTCGACTTGCGGTTCCTCAAGCTCAAGCAACGCGTCACCGGGGTCCGGTTCGATAACCCGACGCTAGACGCCTTGCTATTGTCGATAATGCTGCACGATCACACCGGTGAGCACACCATGGAGAGCATTGCCGAGCGACTGGGGGTAGGCGTTGGTGGCCGGCATACAGCCCTCGGCGATTCTCTGACCACCGCCGAGATCTTCATGCGACTGATTGACCTGCTACCGGGCGAGTCCATTCGCACCCTGAGTGAGGCGATCACGGCTCAAGAGCGCATGATCGAATTCCGTCGGCAGCAGCGCGCCTTTTAG
- a CDS encoding putative nucleotidyltransferase substrate binding domain-containing protein — MADAMPDSEVGQIAREFLSSHAPFDRFSARLRQYFLDHCEMRRYEAGERILDPGFGQVGYLHLIAGGRVDAERPGVGEEGVEQFELEAGDNFPMAALLGERATRTVYTAGTAVVCLRLPRSAFKQLLAESAAFRDFCLRGVSSLLDQVQRDIQQHAAGNLGGDSSLDTPLGQMMHINPVSCGPDTAVREVVEIMHARKVGSMLITDERRQPLGIFTLHDLRSVIARSEDLEQPIQQVMTAQPCTLSTDTYAFEAVVEMARRNIRHMIITEPAGGVAGVISERDVFALQRINLVHLARAITGAGDVDALVRARGDVGALIDTMMAHGAGVEQITRIITLLNDRTVARAIELCLEDADDPGVAFTWIAFGSEGRSEQTRVTDQDNAMLFDPGAEAEDEVRARLLPLARRINEVLDQCGFTLCTGNVMASNPALCLSFAEWEQLFRGMVESATPQNLLKSTIYFDFRTIWGDTAAGEALHRRVVEIAAHNSLFLHTMAGNCMAIKPPLAMFRDFATEKDADGTHRLDLKVRGLTPFVDAARVLALESGILEANTPKRLRALVKAGILSDEDAGAFERSFAFVQLLRMREHQRQSAAGEPMNNRLDPEDLNPMDRRILKEAFREARRLQKKLEVRYQL, encoded by the coding sequence ATGGCAGATGCCATGCCCGATTCGGAAGTCGGCCAGATCGCCCGGGAGTTTCTCAGTTCGCACGCGCCGTTCGATCGATTCTCGGCGCGGCTACGGCAATACTTCCTTGACCACTGTGAAATGCGCCGATACGAGGCGGGTGAGCGGATTCTGGATCCTGGTTTCGGCCAGGTGGGTTACCTCCACCTCATTGCCGGTGGTCGTGTCGATGCTGAGCGCCCGGGGGTTGGTGAGGAGGGCGTCGAGCAATTCGAACTCGAAGCCGGTGATAACTTCCCGATGGCCGCACTGCTTGGTGAGCGGGCGACCCGCACGGTCTACACCGCGGGGACCGCCGTGGTGTGCTTGCGCCTGCCGCGATCGGCTTTCAAACAATTACTAGCGGAGAGTGCCGCATTCCGGGACTTTTGTCTGCGGGGCGTGAGCAGTTTGCTCGATCAGGTGCAGCGGGATATTCAGCAACACGCGGCGGGTAATCTCGGCGGTGACTCGTCACTGGATACGCCGCTGGGCCAGATGATGCACATTAATCCAGTGTCTTGCGGGCCAGACACCGCGGTGCGGGAAGTCGTGGAAATCATGCATGCCCGCAAAGTCGGCAGCATGCTCATTACCGATGAGCGGCGCCAACCCCTCGGAATCTTCACGCTGCACGACTTGCGCTCAGTGATTGCCCGATCCGAAGACCTGGAACAACCCATCCAACAGGTCATGACCGCGCAACCTTGCACCCTCAGCACCGATACGTATGCCTTCGAGGCCGTTGTTGAAATGGCGCGCCGTAATATTCGGCACATGATCATCACGGAGCCTGCGGGAGGCGTCGCTGGCGTGATTTCCGAGCGCGATGTCTTTGCCCTCCAGCGAATTAACCTGGTTCATCTGGCCCGCGCCATCACGGGCGCGGGAGATGTGGACGCCCTGGTTAGGGCGCGGGGTGACGTCGGTGCGTTGATCGATACCATGATGGCGCATGGTGCGGGGGTTGAGCAGATTACCCGGATCATTACGCTTTTAAATGACCGCACCGTTGCCCGCGCGATTGAGCTCTGCCTTGAGGATGCAGATGACCCCGGCGTGGCATTTACCTGGATTGCCTTTGGTAGCGAGGGGCGCAGTGAGCAGACGCGTGTCACGGATCAGGACAATGCCATGTTGTTCGATCCTGGGGCAGAGGCTGAGGATGAGGTCAGGGCACGGCTGCTACCGCTGGCGCGCCGCATTAATGAGGTGCTCGATCAGTGCGGCTTCACGCTGTGCACGGGCAATGTCATGGCCAGTAATCCGGCCTTGTGCCTGAGCTTTGCCGAGTGGGAGCAGCTGTTTCGGGGCATGGTCGAGAGCGCGACACCACAGAACTTGCTCAAATCGACGATTTATTTTGATTTTCGCACCATCTGGGGAGATACCGCAGCGGGCGAGGCATTGCATCGGCGCGTGGTCGAAATCGCCGCGCATAACAGCTTGTTCCTGCACACGATGGCGGGCAACTGCATGGCCATCAAACCGCCATTGGCCATGTTCCGTGACTTCGCCACGGAAAAGGATGCCGATGGCACGCATCGACTGGATCTGAAGGTTCGTGGCCTCACCCCCTTTGTCGACGCGGCGCGTGTGCTGGCTCTCGAGAGCGGCATTCTGGAGGCCAATACACCAAAGCGGCTGCGGGCGCTGGTAAAAGCGGGCATTTTAAGCGACGAGGATGCCGGGGCCTTTGAGCGCTCATTTGCGTTTGTTCAGTTGCTGCGGATGCGTGAGCATCAGCGTCAGTCCGCAGCCGGTGAGCCGATGAACAATCGTCTCGACCCGGAAGATTTGAACCCGATGGACCGCCGCATTCTGAAAGAGGCCTTTCGGGAGGCCCGGCGGTTGCAGAAAAAGCTCGAGGTTCGCTACCAGCTCTAG
- a CDS encoding response regulator transcription factor produces MIKNILIVDSEANIAASLSFLLGHAGFSVHSACGYEEAMASVNDFCPDLVLMDAVLSDRSGYDLCQSLLALPGFENLPVLMLTTRGLEVEREKALSLGAVDFIVKPFNPAAVLGRVRELVSEAA; encoded by the coding sequence ATGATCAAAAATATCTTGATCGTCGACAGCGAGGCCAACATCGCTGCGTCGTTAAGTTTCCTGCTTGGACACGCCGGCTTTTCAGTGCATAGCGCATGCGGTTATGAAGAGGCCATGGCATCGGTGAACGACTTCTGCCCAGATCTCGTACTCATGGATGCCGTGCTGTCCGACCGCAGTGGCTACGACCTCTGCCAGAGTCTGCTGGCATTGCCCGGGTTCGAAAACCTGCCAGTGCTGATGCTGACGACCCGAGGGCTCGAGGTGGAGCGCGAAAAAGCGCTGTCACTGGGTGCTGTCGATTTCATCGTCAAGCCATTTAACCCGGCCGCAGTACTGGGCAGGGTGCGGGAGCTGGTTAGCGAGGCCGCCTAA
- a CDS encoding DUF4212 domain-containing protein — MASGKEEAAKAYWKENVRLLITLLVIWFVVAYGLGIILAPVLNNIVIAGYPLGFWFAQQGSIYIFIALIFTYVFKMNALDRKYDVHEE, encoded by the coding sequence ATGGCTTCAGGCAAAGAAGAGGCCGCAAAGGCCTATTGGAAGGAGAACGTCAGACTCCTGATCACGCTGCTGGTGATCTGGTTTGTCGTTGCCTACGGACTCGGGATCATACTTGCCCCGGTTCTCAATAATATCGTGATCGCCGGCTATCCCCTGGGGTTCTGGTTTGCCCAACAGGGTTCGATCTACATTTTCATCGCGCTCATTTTCACCTACGTGTTCAAGATGAACGCGTTGGATCGAAAGTACGACGTCCACGAAGAATAA